GCCAGCAGTTCAGTCTCACTCTTGCCTTCGGCAAGAAGCGCAAAAAACTGTGCCCTGCGCCGTTGGACGGCGCAGGTGCTGGCCCGGAAAATGGCCCAGAAGTCGGCAGCGGAGTGCTGAAGTTCAATCGGAGAATGAAAGGTTTTGATCCTTGAATTCTACACTTTTTAATCGGAGTCCGTATTACACCCCCTTAACACGGCGCCCCCACGCTGAGGCCATGAACCGCTTTGCCCTGCTCGTCGCCCTCAGCCTCACGCCCCCAGCCCACGCTCAGATGAACATGCCCGGCATGAATCATGGCATGACCATGAACAGCGGCCTGGAGGCTTGGAAGGGCAAGGCGTTTGACCGCGCCTTCCTGTCGATGATGATCGTTCACCACCAGGGCGCAGTCGACATGAGCAAGGCCGTGTTGAACAACGTTAAAGACGCCCAGATCAAACGCTGGACGGCGGACATCATCGGCGTCCAGCAAAAGGAAATCGGCGAGATGAACAGCTGGCTGAAAACCCTCGGCGGCGTGGACAAGGGCGCGCAAACGGGCATGAACACCGAGATGAAGGACATGCTGGCGTCGCTCAAGGCCAGCAAGGACAGTGACCGGGGTCTGGTGGAAGGCATGTTGCCGCATCACGCCAGCGCCATCGACATGGCGAGTCTGGCCCTGCAAAAAAGCAGCGACGCCCGCGTGCTGGGCCTGGCCCGCGACATCATCCGCACGCAGGCCGACGAGATGTACGCTTACCGCCAGTGGCTGATCAAACGCGGATTCTAGAGGGCAGAGGACACGGGAGGCGGAGATGGCCCGCGTGCTGATCGTCGACGATGACCCCGCCATCCTCGAAATCCTGCACGCCTACCTGAGCGCGGAGGGCCACGAGGTCTGGCCGGCAGCCGACGGCCACCAGGCCCGAGAGGGGCTCCCGCGCGCCGACCTGGCCGTGCTGGACTGGATGTTGCCCGGCGTGAGCGGCCTGGATCTGGCGCGTGAGGCGCGGGCCGCGGGGCTCGAGCTGCCCCTGCTGATGCTGACCGCGCGCGGTGAGGAGGAAGACAAGCTCCGCAGCCTGGACCTGGGCGTCGATGACTACGTGGTCAAGCCGTTCAGCCCGCGCGAGGTGGTGGCCCGGGTGCGCGCCCTGCTGCGCCGTGCGGGGGTGCGTCACGAGATTCGCAGCGGAGAGCTGGCGCTGGACCTGCGGGCCCGCCGCGCCACGCTGGCGGGCCAGCCCCTGGACCTGTCCAAGCTGGAATATGACCTGCTGGGCACCTTCGCGCAGCACCCCGGGCTGGTCTGGAGCCGTGAACGTTTGCTGGAGCGGGTGTGGGGGCATGACTTTCCCAGCACGGCGCGGGTGGTGGACGTCCATGTCACGGCGCTGCGCCGCAAGCTGGGCGACGACGCCGAAGCTCCCCGCTACATCGAGACCGTGCGCGGGGTGGGCTACCGCTTCAAGGAAGAACACGGCGGAGGTGAGGACGGCTGAAACTCTATGCCCGGCTGTTCCTGTCCCATCTGCTGGTGATCTGCATCGCGCTGGGGGCGGTGCTGCTGATCAGCGAGACGCTGGCCTCGGCGTTCATCCGCCACCACGTCGAGCAGATGGTCACGCTGATCGGCCCGGACGGCGCGTCCCTGCGCCCGGACCTGGAACGCGGCGTGCGCCGCACCCTGAACGCGGCGCTGCTGGCCTCGCTGCCGCTGGCCCTGATCGTGGCGGCTTTGACGGCGCTGCTGTCCGCGCGGCGGGTGGTGAAATCGGTGGAGTTGCTGCGCGACGGCAGCCACGCCATCGCCACCGGTGACTATGGACGGCGGCTGCCGGAAGAGGGCCGGGACGAGCTGACCGATGTGGCGCGGCACTTCAACCGCATGGCGGCTGCGTTGCAGCAGGTGGAACAGGGCCGGGTGGAGCTGATCTCCAACGTGGCGCATGAGCTGCGCACTCCCCTGTCGGCCCTGCGCGGCTATGCCGAGGCCATGAGCGACGGGGTGATGGCCCCGGAGGCCGTCTCTGGGGCCATCCTGCGCGAGACGACCGCGATGGAACGGCTGGCCCAGGACCTGAGCGTGGTGTCGCGGGTGGAGGCCGGCGCGGTGGACCTGCATCCCAGTGACTTTGCCGCTGACACCCTGCTTCTGGATGCCTTCGAGCGCTTTACGGGCGTCTACGAGGAGCGTGGCGTGGCCCTGGTGCAGTCTGGCCATCCAGGCCTGCCCCTGATCACCGCCGACTTCGAGCGGGCTTCGCAGATTCTGGCCAACCTGCTGGGCAACGCCCTGCGACACACCCCGCGCGGGGGCCAGGTGACGCTGGGGGCCGAACACCGTGGCGGCGACGTCGTGTTCACGGTGGCCGATACAGGCAGCGGAATCGCGCCCGAACATCTGGAGCGCATCTTCGAGCGTTTCTACCGCGTCGATCCGGCGCGCACGCGCGGCGACGGCAGCGGGGTGGGCCTGACCATCGCGCGTGGCCTGGCCACCCGGATGGGCGGCAGCCTGACCGTGTGTTCCAGTCCCGGGGGCAGCGTCTTTACCCTGAAACTGCTGGTGGCCCATCCCCACTGAGCAACTTCGTGCCTGCGTGCGTTCTGCCGATGGGCAGGGGGGTCACGGCTGGCGGGACGGTCAGCGGCGACTGGGCTGGACCAGAAGACGGCCAAGAAAAGACCAGGGCGACCTGATCGGCCTGGCCCTGGCATTCTTTAGCGCCGCGCCATGATCGCCCTGAACCAGATCCTGCTGCTGACCCTGACTCCAGTGTTGGCCACGGTGCTGGGCGGCGTGGTGGCGGGTTTTCGCCCGCCCAGTCCGCGCGTCCGCAGCTTTGTGCAACACTTCGCGGCAGGGAGACAGCCGTTGGGCGTGGTCATCGGCTTCGCGCTGGGGATGGGCGTGATGATAGCCGTGCGGGCACTGGTGGGCCGGCTGGACCCCTAAGACGCTGAAGAGGCAGCGGAGGCGATCGGCGGCGAGGCCACACCGCGCGCCGCCACCGGGCTGCTGGCGGCGGTGGGCATCGACATTCTGATTGATGGCCTCCTGATCGGCGTGGGCTTGGCCGCGGGTGAACGGGTGGGCACGCTGCTTCAGGGCCTGTCGGGCCTGACGCTAGAAATCGTGCTGTCGTTTGGCGCGGCGGCGCTGCTGTATCTGGTGACCGAAGAACTGCCGGGGGAAGCGCACCAGATCAGGGAAACGCCGTGGATCACCGGCGCGTTTTTTCTGGGCTTCATCGCCCTGTACCTGATCGAGCTGCTGGCGTGAAGGAACGTGGGGGCAACCGTGTGATGCGGGCTGCTGTCTGCGGCACAGGCCAGAAGACCTGGCTTGAGGTCAAGGCCCTGAAACCTCGGCACCCTGAACGGTGCAAAAAACGTCAACCGGCAGAGCGGCTGCAAAACGGTGGGGACCAGCCACCGTTTTCGCGGAGCGTATTCAGGGGTTCAGTTTCTCCGTTCCAGATCCTGAATCAGGGCCTTCATCTCGGCGATCTCGCGGCGCTGGGTCTCGATGATGCCGTCGGCCAGTTCGCGCACGCGGGGATCCTTGATCTGCGCCCGCGTGCTGGTCAGGATGGCAATCGAATGGTGCGGGATCATCGCCTTCATGTACGCCACGTCCCCCACCGTCGCCTGTGACCGCAGCAACCACAGCGCTCCAGCAAAGACCGCGAGGCTCCCGATCACAATCCCCACGTTGACCCGGCGGTTGCGGTACATGCCCAGCATGTACCCGAGCATGATCACCGCCATCGTCGCCCCCATGTACAGCGCCATCCACACCCGCGTCTGGCTGAAGTACACGTGTTCGAGCTGAGAGGTGTTCAGGTACATCAGCCCGTACATCACCACGGTGGAGGTCAGGATCATGGCCGCGAAACGGCCGTAGTGGCCGCCCAGCTCGCCCCTCGGTGGCTCGCCGGGTTGCTGGGGTTCAGACGAACCGTTCATGGAGTCGTGCATGGCATTCTCCTTGTCTCAAAGACAGCCGCCTGCCCGCAGCCACACTGCGGCAGGCGGCACAAACGTTCCTGGTGCTTCAGGCCGCGAGGCCGTCCAGCATCTGCTGGCAGGCCTGTTCACAGCGGCGGCACGACTCGGCGCACACCGCGCAGTGCGCCATGTTCATCTTCTCGGCGTGGCCCTGGCATTCGTCGCCGCAGGCTTTGCAGGCGGCCACACACGCCTGCAGCTGGGCGCGGAGCACGGCCATGTCCGGCTGGGTCTGGCGAGTCAACACGCGTCCGGTGGTGGTGCAGATGTCGGCGCAGTCCAGGTTGAGGCGAATGCAGTGGGTCAGGTGCTCGGCGTGTTGGGTCTCGCCCAGACAGGCGTCGGCGCAGGAGGTGCAGACTTGAGCGCACTCGAAACAGGCGTCGATGCACTCGGTCAGGGCGGCCAGATCGAAGGGGGACTGGCGGATCTGTGGGTGGGTCTGGAGCATGCGGGTCACGGCGGAACGGGCAGGCTGGGTCATCGGAACACCTCCGGGGGAATGAAGACGGGAAGGGGCTGTACACGAACCGTTCGCTCAGCATCGTAGGAGAAGGCGTGTTAAGCCCGTGTAAAGCGCCCGGTTTTCTCAATGCTGTCTCAAGACGGCGCGAGTTGGGCAGGCGCGGCCCGTGCGAATTTCACGCGGTTCAGCGACAGCGCGTTCAGGGTGACGATGACGGTGCTGGCGCTCATCAGCAGGGCCGCCCATTCCGGGCGCAGCAGGATGCCCAGCGAGGGGTACAGCACCCCGGCGGCAAAGGGGATGGCCAGCACGTTGTATCCGGCCGCCCAGAACAGGTTCTGTTTGATCTTGCCGCGCACCTGCCGCGCCAGCATGATGGCCCCGGCGACACTGGCCGGATCGCTGCGGACCAGCACCACGTCGGCTGTTTCCACCGCCACGTCCGTGCCCGCGCCAATAGCGATGCCCACGTCGGACAGCGCCAGCGCGGGGGCGTCGTTGACGCCGTCACCGATCATCGCCACCTTGCGGCCCCCGTCTTGCAACCGCTTGATCTGGGCTGATTTCTCTTCCGGCAGCACGTCGGCAATCACGGTGTCCAGGCCCAGCTCACGGGCCACGGCGTCCGCGGTGCGCCGATTGTCCCCGGTCAGCATGACGGTCTGGATGCCCAGCTCGTGCAGGGCCTGAACGGCGACTCTCGCCGAGGGCCGCACCCGGTCTGAGACCGCCACGACGCCCAGGGGCTGACCGTCAGCGGCGACGAACATGGGGGTCTTGCCGTCTGCCGCCAGGATCTCGGCCTCCTGCACCAGTGCGCCCAGGACCACCTGCCCCCCGTCCATCAGTTTGCGGTTGCCGATCAGCACGCGCCGGCCGTCCACCTCTGCGGTCACGCCCTGTCCTGGCACCGAGTCGAAATCCTGCGCCTCGCTCAGCTCTACGCCCTTCTCCTTTGCCCCAGCGACGATGGCCGCCGCCAACGGATGCTGCGAGGGCTGATCGGCAGAGGCGGCCAGGCGCAGCAACTCGGTTTCATCCACGCCATCTGCGGGCCGCAGGTCGGTCAGGGCGGGCTTGCCCTCGGTCAGCGTGCCGGTCTTGTCGAACACTACTGTGTCGATGCTGGCAGTGGCCTCCAGCGCGCCCGCGTTCTTGAACAGCACGCCCTCTCTGGCCCCCTTGCCCACACCGACGGTGATGGCGGTGGGTGTGGCCAGGGCGAGCGCGTCCGGGCAGGCGATCACGATGGTCGAGACGGCAGCCGTCAGCGCAAACACCACGCTCTGCCCCAGCAGCATCCAGACCGTGAACGCCAGCAGACCGCTGCCGATGGCGACGAAGACCAGGTACTTGCCTGCCGTGTCGGCCAGCCGCTGGGCGGGGGCCTTGCTGGCCTGGGCGTTCTGCACCAGGGCCACGATGCGGCTCAGGGCCGTGTCGGCCCCCACAGCGGTGGCGCGGACCTGAAAAGCCCCGGTCTGGTTGACCGTGCCGCCCGTCACCTGGTCTCCCGCCGCTTTGCCCACGGGCAGCGGCTCGCCGCTGATCATGCTCTCGTCCACGTGACCTACCAACGGATTTATCCGTTGGCTTCTCAGGCAACGCTTGCGTTGACTACCGCTACGTTGATGCCTGATGGGACGGCCCGCCCCAGGATGTTCCGCGCGGCGTTCAGGTCTGCATTCTCCTGATGATCGCAGGCGACACACCAAAACCGCGATTGACTGACCCGGTTCTCTCGGCAGGTGTGGCCGCACTGGTGGCACGCCTGCGAGGTGTATCGGGGGTCTACAGCGACAACCTTTCGAGCGGCCCATGCTGCCTTCTGCGAAAGGAGAGAAAAGAACTGACCCCAGCCGACATCGTGGATAGACCGGGCCAGAGTGCCCCGCCCCAGGCCGCCGACGTTGAGGTCTTCGTGTGCGATCAAGTCGTTCTCTCGAATGAGCTTGATTGCGGTCTTGTGGTGGAAGTCTAGCCGTTGCCGCGCCACCTTGCGCTGCAGCTTGGCAACCCGGCGCACCGCTTTCCTTCTGCGGTTGCTGCGTTTGTTGGTCTTCCGGCTGACCGAACGCTGAGCCACCCGCAGTTTCTTCATGGCCCCCTGGAAGTGCCTGGGGTTCTCCACAAACTCCCCATCGGAGGTGATCGCAAACCATGTCGTACCCACGTCCACCCCCACCGAGCTTCCCGAAACGGGAAGCGGCCGAGGCTCTACTTCGCAAACGTAGCTGACATACCACTCCCCGCAGTCGCGGGTGATGGTAGCCGTTTTGATCTTGCCTTCCAGCGGGCGGTGCAAGCGGATTCGGATGTTGCCGATCTTGGAAAAGAACGCCGTCTTCTCGGAGACGCTGAAGCCCGACTGCGGGTAGCAAATTGAGTCGTACCTGTCCCGCCCCTGGAAGCGGGGATAGCCGGGGGTCTGCCCTGCCTTGAGGCGCCGAAAGAATGCCTGGAATGCCTTGTCCAGCCGCTTGAGAACGTCTTGCAACACCTGCGAGTAGACGCCTTTGTATTCCGGCAGTTCTGCCTTGATCTCGCTGAGGTGCTTCATCTGATCGTATCCGGTCAGGGTCTTCCGGGCTTTCTTGTATGCCGCCTTGCGTTCCTCCAGCGCGGCGTTGTACAGGGTGCGGCAGAGTCGCAACTGTTCGTTCAGCGCAGCTTCCTGCGCTTTCGTGGGGCAAAGACGGTAGCGGAAGGCTTTCAGCATTCAGTCCCTCGTCTTCTGTTCCGCGATGTATCGCTGAATGGTTTTTGCGCTGACGTTGCCTGCCGTGCTGACGAGAAAGGAGCGTGTCCACAGGGACGGCATGGTTTGCAGCTTGGGGAACTCCTGACGCAGCACGCGGGAGGTGTAGCCCTTGAGGGCGTGCATCACCTGGGTAGGCGATACGTCCGGGTCGGTGCCGAGAAACAGGTGGACGTGATCGGGCATGATCTCCATGGCCACGATGCGCCAGCCCAGTTCGGCGGTTTTGTCCTCCAGAAGTTCCCCCAACCTCAGCGCCACGTTTCCCACCAAGACTTTTCTGCGGCGCTTGGGACACCACACGAAGTGGTATTGCAACAGCGAAACAGAAGTGTTCTTGTGAAGATAGAACGTCGGCACTTCCACAATGTAGCACGGTTGGGCGGCGTGTGGGTCGCGCCTCAGCATCAGCACGGCCTCCCTGTCGGGAGACGTGGGCTATCCATCCCAGGGTTTCAACCCTGGGCTTTCCGCCCGCACCCTTTTTTGCAAAGCGTGGGCCACCCTGAGGGCGCCACACTGTGCGGCAAGTGCCATACCCAGGCTCCTGACCCTCACCCGGCTTGCGGGGTCAGTCTAGTTGCAGATTCAGTGGCCCGATGACGTGATTCCAGGGCCGGACGACGCGCTGTACGGGGTGGTCAGCGGTATGACCACCCCACCGCCGCTGAACGAGGGACAGCGGCGGCCCAGTTTCCCGTTCCTCGTCGTCCGTTTCTGGCCGGAGGCGAGCGACGGTTAAGCGCGCTGGCAACGCTGCTCCGGCGTCATGACCCTCTTCTGGGGAGGTTGTTACCCGTGACCGGCGAACGGCGCAGCGTGGCCGCCGCCCTGACCTCACTCCCCGCTGGTCAAAGGTGAAAGACGCCGCGCTGCTGCGGATGAACCAGATCGACGTACTCCGGGTGCTGCCGGATGTAGCTGGCGATGAAGGGGCACATCGGAATCACCAGTCGGCCCATCTGCCGCACGTCGTCCAGCGCGAACCGGGCCACCTGCCCGCCCAGGCCCTGGCCCTCGTACTCAGGCTTGATTTCCGTGTGGGGCAGCATCACGGCGTCCCCGACGAGTCGGTACTCGGCGAACCCGGCCACCTGGCCGTCCACCACGACCTCGTATCGTCCCTGATCCTCGTTCTTTCTGATCTCTGCCATGATTGACCTCCGTGTCTCAGCTTCAGGCCCAGTGCCCATGTCGGAGTGCCCATGCCGGGGAGGGGTTCCTCTGTCCGCACAGGGGGGCTGAGCGGAGGTGATCATAACGGGCCAGCCGCATTTTTGTCGGCCTCATTTCGCCGGACTCCCTTGCTGCTGGCGATCCGTGCTTTAAACTGCTGCATGACCCAGCACCATGAGCCGGCAGGTGAGGACCTCCTGCGCGGCAAGATTTACACCGGCGATGGGGTGAGCGTGTCGTACGACGCCCCACGCTGCACCCACGTCGCCAACTGCGTGCGCGGTCTGCCGGCCGTGTTCCGTCCGAAAGAGCGTCCCTGGATTCAGCTGGACAACGAACCCTCGGCCGAGCGGGTGGCCGAGATCGTGCGAACCTGTCCCACCGGCGCGCTGCACTACGCCCTGCACGGCGGGCCACCCGAGGCCCCCGCCGTGCCCACCACGCTGACGCCCGTCATGGACGGTCCACTGACCCTGCGCGGTGACCTCGTGATCCAGACCCCGGAGGGCGAGGTGCGGGAAGTCCGGGCCGCCCTGTGCCGCTGTGGTGCGAGCAACAACAAGCCTTTCTGCGACGGGACACACGCCCGGATCGGCTGGAAGAGCGATCAGCCCGGCGGTCAGGCCGCTGCCGACCAGCGCGGCGACGGCCACCGGGAAGAGGGCCAGCAGGCCGACAGGGCGGAGCAGCCCTAGAGACGGCATGTCGGCAAGGCCCACAGAGACGGCCCGCTTCGTCGTGGGCTGACCGGCGCACCACGCGCACTTCTGGGCGCGCACTTCCGGGCGGCCATCCCCTCGCCGCCGAGACGGCCGCCTCCTCCCACACGTCACCCCCTGCCCCAGCCTCTGGAGACCCCATGACCCCAACCCCTGACCCCTGGCCGCCCCTGCCCCTCGAACCCTGGCAGGACACGATGGAAACCCTGCACCTGTGGACCCAGATCGTGGGCAAGGTTCGCCTGGCGCTGACCCCCTGGGACAACCACTCCTGGCACGTCACGCTGTACCCGGGCGCGCGCGGCCTGACCACCGGGCCGATCCACCATCCAAACGGCACCTTCGAGATCGAGTTCGATTTCCGCCGTCATCACCTGGCGGTCATCACGGCAAACGGCGACGAACACTCCTTCGCGCTGGAGGGCCTGAGTGTCGCCACGTTCTACGAGGCCCTGATGTCGGCCCTGGACGGGCTGGGCCTGAGCGTGGACATCCGGCCCACGCCGGTTGAGTTGCCTGACCCCATCACGCCGTTCCCGGAAGATCACGGCCACGCGTCGTATGACCGCGAGGCCGTCGAGCGGTACTGGCGGGTATTGCTGAGCATCCACCGGGTCTTCAGCGTGTTCCGGGCGCGCTTTCTGGGCAAGGTCAGCCCGGTGCATTACTTCTGGGGCGCCTCTGATCTGGCGGTGACGCGCTTTTCGGGGCGCACGGCCCCCAAACACCCCGGCGGCGCGCCCAACTGCGCGGACTGGGTGATGGAAGAGGCGTATTCCCACGAGCTGTCGAGCGCGGGCTTCTGGCCGGGGGCCGGACTGGGCGAGGCGGCCTTTTACGCCTACGCCTATCCCGAGCCGGATGGTTTCAGGGCGGCCCAGGTGGCGCCGGCAGCGGCGTCCTACCACGGGGAGCTGGGCGAGTTCATCCTGCCCTACGAGGCGGTGCGGACAGCCGAGAACCCCGACGCCCTGCTGCTGGAGTTCCTGCAAAGCACCTACGAGGCGGCGGCGGAGCTGGGGCACTGGGACCGGGCCGCACTGGAATTCGATGCCGACCGGCTGCCAGCGCGCTGAACTGGGCTGCCGCCTGCCCGTTTTGCAGTCATAAGTCACACCTCATTCCCTTTCAGGAGGCTGACCATGTCCAGCACCGATCTCCAGTTGACCGGTATCCATCACCTGACCGCCGTGTCCGCCGACAT
The genomic region above belongs to Deinococcus radiopugnans ATCC 19172 and contains:
- a CDS encoding DUF5996 family protein, coding for MTPTPDPWPPLPLEPWQDTMETLHLWTQIVGKVRLALTPWDNHSWHVTLYPGARGLTTGPIHHPNGTFEIEFDFRRHHLAVITANGDEHSFALEGLSVATFYEALMSALDGLGLSVDIRPTPVELPDPITPFPEDHGHASYDREAVERYWRVLLSIHRVFSVFRARFLGKVSPVHYFWGASDLAVTRFSGRTAPKHPGGAPNCADWVMEEAYSHELSSAGFWPGAGLGEAAFYAYAYPEPDGFRAAQVAPAAASYHGELGEFILPYEAVRTAENPDALLLEFLQSTYEAAAELGHWDRAALEFDADRLPAR
- a CDS encoding RNA-guided endonuclease InsQ/TnpB family protein, whose translation is MLKAFRYRLCPTKAQEAALNEQLRLCRTLYNAALEERKAAYKKARKTLTGYDQMKHLSEIKAELPEYKGVYSQVLQDVLKRLDKAFQAFFRRLKAGQTPGYPRFQGRDRYDSICYPQSGFSVSEKTAFFSKIGNIRIRLHRPLEGKIKTATITRDCGEWYVSYVCEVEPRPLPVSGSSVGVDVGTTWFAITSDGEFVENPRHFQGAMKKLRVAQRSVSRKTNKRSNRRRKAVRRVAKLQRKVARQRLDFHHKTAIKLIRENDLIAHEDLNVGGLGRGTLARSIHDVGWGQFFSLLSQKAAWAARKVVAVDPRYTSQACHQCGHTCRENRVSQSRFWCVACDHQENADLNAARNILGRAVPSGINVAVVNASVA
- a CDS encoding GNAT family N-acetyltransferase yields the protein MAEIRKNEDQGRYEVVVDGQVAGFAEYRLVGDAVMLPHTEIKPEYEGQGLGGQVARFALDDVRQMGRLVIPMCPFIASYIRQHPEYVDLVHPQQRGVFHL
- a CDS encoding sensor histidine kinase; the encoded protein is MKLYARLFLSHLLVICIALGAVLLISETLASAFIRHHVEQMVTLIGPDGASLRPDLERGVRRTLNAALLASLPLALIVAALTALLSARRVVKSVELLRDGSHAIATGDYGRRLPEEGRDELTDVARHFNRMAAALQQVEQGRVELISNVAHELRTPLSALRGYAEAMSDGVMAPEAVSGAILRETTAMERLAQDLSVVSRVEAGAVDLHPSDFAADTLLLDAFERFTGVYEERGVALVQSGHPGLPLITADFERASQILANLLGNALRHTPRGGQVTLGAEHRGGDVVFTVADTGSGIAPEHLERIFERFYRVDPARTRGDGSGVGLTIARGLATRMGGSLTVCSSPGGSVFTLKLLVAHPH
- a CDS encoding four-helix bundle copper-binding protein; this encodes MTQPARSAVTRMLQTHPQIRQSPFDLAALTECIDACFECAQVCTSCADACLGETQHAEHLTHCIRLNLDCADICTTTGRVLTRQTQPDMAVLRAQLQACVAACKACGDECQGHAEKMNMAHCAVCAESCRRCEQACQQMLDGLAA
- a CDS encoding (4Fe-4S)-binding protein, producing the protein MTQHHEPAGEDLLRGKIYTGDGVSVSYDAPRCTHVANCVRGLPAVFRPKERPWIQLDNEPSAERVAEIVRTCPTGALHYALHGGPPEAPAVPTTLTPVMDGPLTLRGDLVIQTPEGEVREVRAALCRCGASNNKPFCDGTHARIGWKSDQPGGQAAADQRGDGHREEGQQADRAEQP
- a CDS encoding DUF305 domain-containing protein, producing the protein MNRFALLVALSLTPPAHAQMNMPGMNHGMTMNSGLEAWKGKAFDRAFLSMMIVHHQGAVDMSKAVLNNVKDAQIKRWTADIIGVQQKEIGEMNSWLKTLGGVDKGAQTGMNTEMKDMLASLKASKDSDRGLVEGMLPHHASAIDMASLALQKSSDARVLGLARDIIRTQADEMYAYRQWLIKRGF
- a CDS encoding heavy metal translocating P-type ATPase, whose protein sequence is MDESMISGEPLPVGKAAGDQVTGGTVNQTGAFQVRATAVGADTALSRIVALVQNAQASKAPAQRLADTAGKYLVFVAIGSGLLAFTVWMLLGQSVVFALTAAVSTIVIACPDALALATPTAITVGVGKGAREGVLFKNAGALEATASIDTVVFDKTGTLTEGKPALTDLRPADGVDETELLRLAASADQPSQHPLAAAIVAGAKEKGVELSEAQDFDSVPGQGVTAEVDGRRVLIGNRKLMDGGQVVLGALVQEAEILAADGKTPMFVAADGQPLGVVAVSDRVRPSARVAVQALHELGIQTVMLTGDNRRTADAVARELGLDTVIADVLPEEKSAQIKRLQDGGRKVAMIGDGVNDAPALALSDVGIAIGAGTDVAVETADVVLVRSDPASVAGAIMLARQVRGKIKQNLFWAAGYNVLAIPFAAGVLYPSLGILLRPEWAALLMSASTVIVTLNALSLNRVKFARAAPAQLAPS
- the tnpA gene encoding IS200/IS605 family transposase, which codes for MLRRDPHAAQPCYIVEVPTFYLHKNTSVSLLQYHFVWCPKRRRKVLVGNVALRLGELLEDKTAELGWRIVAMEIMPDHVHLFLGTDPDVSPTQVMHALKGYTSRVLRQEFPKLQTMPSLWTRSFLVSTAGNVSAKTIQRYIAEQKTRD
- a CDS encoding DUF305 domain-containing protein; the protein is MHDSMNGSSEPQQPGEPPRGELGGHYGRFAAMILTSTVVMYGLMYLNTSQLEHVYFSQTRVWMALYMGATMAVIMLGYMLGMYRNRRVNVGIVIGSLAVFAGALWLLRSQATVGDVAYMKAMIPHHSIAILTSTRAQIKDPRVRELADGIIETQRREIAEMKALIQDLERRN
- a CDS encoding winged helix-turn-helix domain-containing protein, which produces MARVLIVDDDPAILEILHAYLSAEGHEVWPAADGHQAREGLPRADLAVLDWMLPGVSGLDLAREARAAGLELPLLMLTARGEEEDKLRSLDLGVDDYVVKPFSPREVVARVRALLRRAGVRHEIRSGELALDLRARRATLAGQPLDLSKLEYDLLGTFAQHPGLVWSRERLLERVWGHDFPSTARVVDVHVTALRRKLGDDAEAPRYIETVRGVGYRFKEEHGGGEDG